A genome region from Microbacterium profundi includes the following:
- a CDS encoding 30S ribosomal protein bS22: protein MGSVIKKRRKRMAKKKHRKLLRKTRHQRRNKK from the coding sequence GTGGGTTCTGTCATCAAGAAGCGCCGCAAGCGCATGGCGAAGAAGAAGCATCGCAAGCTGCTTCGAAAGACTCGCCACCAGCGCCGCAACAAGAAGTAA
- a CDS encoding Dabb family protein produces the protein MLRHVVSWKLASEDAVERAEQAAEVARRLNALGGVVPQLRSISAGANSVYPDANWDVTLIADFDSVEALEQYVVHPAHEEAAVYIRSVVASRVAVDFQI, from the coding sequence ATGCTCAGGCACGTGGTGAGCTGGAAGCTCGCGAGCGAGGATGCTGTCGAACGCGCAGAGCAGGCCGCAGAGGTCGCCCGCCGGCTGAACGCGCTGGGCGGTGTCGTGCCCCAGCTGCGTTCGATCTCGGCCGGCGCGAACTCCGTGTACCCGGATGCGAACTGGGACGTCACGCTGATCGCGGATTTCGACTCGGTCGAGGCTTTGGAGCAGTACGTGGTGCATCCGGCCCACGAAGAAGCCGCGGTGTACATCCGCTCGGTAGTCGCCTCCCGCGTCGCCGTCGATTTCCAGATCTGA
- a CDS encoding TrkH family potassium uptake protein — protein sequence MSSIGSSASPRTRARDFWRFARHIITSSPSRFAILVFTALILLFTALFSLPLASASGTVTPISDALFTAVSTICVTGLSTVDMATHWSPFGHVLIFLGVNIGGMGVLTLTSVLGLVISKKLGLRAKLLAAGDSNPLRAHGGVVNEGQTVRLGEVGQLLKTVAFSLLLIELVVALLLYPGLVMAGIPPLAALWEAPYYAAMSFTNTGFAPNASGVAEFADDYFVLTVLMISVFLGSIGFPVIYTLAKHHWHVKRWSLHSKLTLITTGILFVLGAAVFLILEYNNPLTFGSMDAGDTTFQAFFLSAMTRSGGFSVVEISDLNGSSMLAASMLMFVGGGSASTAGGIKVTTLAVLAIAVWSEARGRQSVEAFGRRIPSDVQRVALSVVAWGATIVALSTIVIAQITKAPISDVLFDVISAFGTVGLSSGLTAELPDSAVYVMAATIFMGRIGTVTLAAAVAATSRSQLYSLPVERPIVG from the coding sequence ATGTCGAGCATCGGGTCATCGGCATCCCCGCGCACGCGCGCACGCGACTTCTGGCGCTTCGCGCGCCACATCATCACGTCATCGCCTTCCCGCTTCGCGATTCTCGTCTTCACCGCGCTGATCCTGCTGTTCACGGCACTGTTCTCGTTGCCGCTCGCCTCGGCCAGCGGCACCGTCACCCCGATCAGCGATGCGCTGTTCACCGCGGTCTCCACGATCTGCGTCACAGGGCTCTCGACAGTCGACATGGCCACCCACTGGTCTCCGTTCGGGCACGTGCTCATCTTCCTCGGCGTCAACATCGGCGGCATGGGAGTGCTGACCCTGACGTCAGTGCTCGGACTGGTCATCTCGAAGAAGCTCGGGCTGCGCGCCAAGCTGCTTGCGGCAGGCGACAGCAACCCGCTGCGCGCGCACGGCGGCGTGGTGAACGAGGGGCAGACGGTGCGACTGGGCGAAGTCGGTCAGCTGCTGAAGACGGTCGCATTCTCGCTGCTCCTCATCGAACTCGTCGTCGCCCTGCTGCTCTACCCCGGGCTCGTGATGGCAGGCATCCCCCCGCTCGCCGCCCTGTGGGAGGCGCCGTACTACGCGGCCATGTCCTTCACGAACACCGGATTCGCCCCGAACGCCAGCGGTGTCGCGGAGTTCGCTGACGACTACTTCGTGCTGACGGTCCTCATGATCAGCGTCTTCCTCGGCAGCATCGGCTTCCCGGTCATCTACACACTGGCCAAGCATCACTGGCATGTGAAGCGGTGGTCGCTGCACAGCAAGCTCACGCTCATCACCACCGGAATCCTGTTCGTCCTCGGTGCGGCCGTGTTCCTCATCCTCGAGTACAACAACCCGCTGACCTTCGGCTCGATGGATGCCGGCGACACGACGTTCCAGGCCTTCTTCCTTTCGGCCATGACGCGATCCGGCGGCTTCAGCGTGGTCGAGATCTCAGACCTCAACGGCTCCTCTATGCTCGCCGCGTCCATGCTGATGTTCGTCGGCGGCGGTTCCGCGTCCACCGCCGGCGGCATCAAAGTGACCACCCTCGCCGTGCTGGCGATCGCCGTGTGGTCCGAGGCGCGCGGTCGACAGTCCGTCGAGGCCTTCGGCCGCAGGATCCCCAGCGACGTGCAGCGTGTCGCCCTCTCGGTCGTCGCCTGGGGTGCCACGATCGTCGCATTGTCGACCATCGTCATCGCCCAGATCACGAAGGCTCCGATCAGCGACGTGCTCTTCGACGTCATCTCGGCCTTCGGCACCGTCGGACTCTCGTCCGGCCTCACGGCGGAGCTGCCCGACTCGGCCGTCTACGTCATGGCCGCCACCATCTTCATGGGACGAATTGGTACAGTGACTCTCGCCGCGGCGGTCGCCGCGACATCGCGTTCGCAGCTCTACTCGCTGCCCGTGGAAAGGCCGATCGTTGGTTGA
- a CDS encoding potassium channel family protein, protein MVEVLRGDAPVLVIGLGRFGAACAGELDRLDREVLAMDENLELVQKWSDRVTHTVQGDARNIDALKQIGAQDFQVAVVAVGSLIEASVLITANLVDLKVPQIWAKAVSQSHGKILARVGANHVIYPEREAGERVAHLVSGRMLDFIRFDDDFVLAKMYPPKFIRGVGLNESGVRSKYKVTVVGVKSPGKPFRYAEADTVVTNHDLIIVSGTNSDIERFASLDR, encoded by the coding sequence TTGGTTGAAGTCCTCCGGGGCGACGCGCCCGTACTGGTCATCGGACTCGGACGCTTCGGCGCCGCGTGCGCCGGTGAGCTCGACCGCCTCGATCGCGAGGTGCTCGCGATGGACGAGAATCTCGAGCTCGTCCAGAAGTGGTCGGATCGCGTCACTCATACGGTGCAGGGCGACGCCCGCAACATCGACGCGCTCAAGCAGATCGGCGCACAGGACTTCCAGGTCGCCGTGGTCGCGGTGGGCTCGCTCATCGAAGCATCCGTGCTGATCACCGCGAACCTCGTCGATCTCAAGGTGCCGCAGATCTGGGCCAAGGCCGTCTCACAATCGCACGGCAAGATCCTCGCCCGCGTCGGCGCGAACCACGTGATCTACCCGGAGCGCGAGGCCGGCGAGCGCGTCGCCCACCTCGTGAGCGGACGGATGCTGGACTTCATCCGTTTCGACGACGACTTCGTGCTCGCCAAGATGTATCCGCCGAAGTTCATCCGCGGCGTCGGCCTGAACGAGTCGGGCGTGCGGTCGAAGTACAAGGTCACGGTCGTCGGTGTGAAGAGTCCGGGCAAGCCGTTCCGCTACGCCGAGGCGGACACCGTGGTGACCAACCACGACCTCATCATCGTGTCGGGTACCAACAGCGACATCGAGCGGTTCGCCAGCCTCGACCGCTGA
- a CDS encoding basic amino acid ABC transporter substrate-binding protein produces the protein MPRRRNLTFGIALAATAMLALSGCASGGGDAGGGETAAGDDYGLTEAGTLTVCSDIPYAPFEFEGGDNGTGYTGFDIDLLDAIAKSLDLKLSVQDVGFDALQSGTTLAAGTCDIGASAMTITEEREANLDFSDPYYDSLQSLLVRTDSGIKSIDDLSGRNVGVQQGTTGETYASENAEGAELVQYPSDGELWPAMQAGQIDAILQDQPVNLEHEKADSAYKIVEEYNTDEQYGFAFAKGEKDELREAINGALQELRDSGDYQTIYDNYFTAE, from the coding sequence ATGCCCCGTCGTCGTAATCTCACCTTCGGTATCGCGCTCGCCGCGACCGCCATGCTCGCTCTCTCCGGCTGCGCCAGCGGCGGTGGCGACGCGGGCGGCGGCGAGACCGCCGCCGGTGACGACTACGGCCTCACCGAGGCGGGAACGCTGACGGTCTGCTCCGACATCCCCTACGCGCCGTTCGAGTTCGAGGGGGGCGACAACGGCACCGGTTACACCGGTTTCGACATCGACCTGCTCGATGCGATCGCCAAGAGCCTCGACCTCAAGCTGTCGGTGCAGGATGTCGGCTTCGATGCCCTGCAGTCCGGCACCACGCTCGCGGCGGGCACGTGCGACATCGGAGCATCCGCCATGACCATCACGGAAGAGCGCGAGGCGAACCTCGACTTCTCCGACCCGTACTACGACTCGCTGCAGTCGCTGCTCGTGCGCACCGACTCCGGCATCAAGTCGATCGATGACCTTTCGGGTCGTAACGTGGGCGTGCAGCAGGGCACCACCGGTGAGACCTATGCCTCGGAGAACGCCGAGGGAGCCGAGCTCGTGCAGTACCCGTCGGACGGTGAACTGTGGCCGGCGATGCAGGCGGGCCAGATCGACGCGATCCTCCAGGACCAGCCGGTGAACCTCGAGCACGAGAAGGCCGATTCCGCCTACAAGATCGTCGAGGAGTACAACACCGACGAGCAGTACGGCTTCGCCTTCGCCAAGGGCGAGAAGGACGAGCTGCGCGAGGCGATCAACGGCGCCCTGCAGGAGCTTCGTGACAGCGGCGACTACCAGACGATCTACGACAACTACTTCACCGCAGAGTAG
- a CDS encoding rhodanese-like domain-containing protein, with protein sequence MKSISVAELAARTGTPLIDVRERDEFAGGHVPGAVNIPMSELGSRLEELPAEAFDVICQVGGRSARVVQALEAQGHDATNVDGGTGEWIASGHPVAVPSA encoded by the coding sequence ATGAAGTCGATCAGTGTCGCAGAGCTCGCTGCCCGCACGGGAACGCCGCTCATCGATGTGCGCGAGCGGGATGAGTTCGCCGGTGGCCACGTGCCCGGTGCGGTGAACATCCCGATGTCCGAGCTGGGAAGCCGTCTCGAAGAGCTTCCCGCCGAGGCGTTCGACGTGATCTGCCAGGTCGGCGGTCGGTCGGCGCGCGTCGTGCAGGCGCTCGAGGCCCAGGGCCACGACGCCACGAACGTCGATGGCGGCACTGGCGAGTGGATCGCCTCCGGCCACCCGGTCGCGGTTCCTTCGGCGTGA
- a CDS encoding glutaredoxin family protein, which yields MTTITVIGKAGCHLCPTALGIVETVVADLPDDIGDRIEIVERSIEDDPALYELWWEKIPVVLIDDELHAHWRVSPARLRQKLEEI from the coding sequence GTGACGACCATCACGGTCATCGGCAAGGCCGGGTGCCATCTGTGCCCGACCGCGCTCGGGATCGTCGAGACCGTCGTCGCGGATCTGCCCGATGACATCGGCGATCGCATCGAGATCGTCGAGAGGTCGATAGAAGACGACCCCGCCCTGTATGAACTGTGGTGGGAGAAGATCCCCGTCGTGCTCATCGACGATGAACTGCACGCGCACTGGCGGGTCTCGCCCGCCCGGCTGCGCCAGAAGCTGGAGGAAATCTGA
- a CDS encoding helix-turn-helix domain-containing protein yields MPEVPDVRFLTVAEVAEIMRVSKMTVYRLVHAGELPAIRFGRSYRVPESAVTDALQRPIADVG; encoded by the coding sequence ATGCCCGAAGTTCCAGACGTCCGGTTCCTTACGGTTGCCGAAGTCGCCGAGATCATGCGCGTGTCGAAGATGACCGTCTATCGTCTCGTCCACGCGGGCGAGTTGCCCGCGATCCGATTCGGCCGCAGCTATCGCGTGCCCGAATCCGCCGTCACCGACGCCCTTCAGAGGCCGATCGCCGACGTCGGCTGA
- a CDS encoding ArsR/SmtB family transcription factor translates to MTDIFDVIADGTRRDILQLLLRRAADGDAGTSVSQIVSELGISQPTVSKHLKVLRESELVSVREDGQRRFYSIEVEPLEVVDDWLVPFLVDAFGDGAPDIDLSLAPLPDGAAHAAEVFGRAAASAKHVVATAIKRLGN, encoded by the coding sequence ATGACCGACATCTTCGACGTGATCGCAGACGGCACGAGGCGAGACATCCTCCAGCTCCTCCTGCGGCGGGCCGCAGACGGGGATGCCGGCACCAGCGTCTCGCAGATCGTCAGCGAACTCGGCATCAGCCAGCCAACGGTCTCCAAGCACCTGAAGGTGCTGCGCGAGTCCGAACTGGTCAGTGTCCGCGAAGATGGACAGCGCCGCTTCTACAGCATCGAGGTGGAACCGCTCGAGGTCGTGGACGACTGGCTCGTGCCGTTCCTCGTCGATGCCTTCGGAGACGGCGCCCCTGACATCGATCTGTCGCTCGCTCCGCTGCCTGACGGTGCCGCGCACGCGGCCGAGGTCTTCGGCCGCGCCGCGGCATCCGCCAAGCACGTGGTCGCCACCGCTATCAAACGGCTCGGCAACTGA